A genomic window from Treponema maltophilum ATCC 51939 includes:
- a CDS encoding bleomycin resistance protein, with protein MEWNSLVPELTVSNFDNSLYFYVHILGFEMKYQRKNPCFAYLEFESSQIMIEEYHGTWNTENLEYPYGRGVNFQIECKDVQRIRTALENAHYEIYRQMQDTWYDTGTGSVGAKELLVRDPDGYLLRFSQDLGTEKCD; from the coding sequence ATGGAATGGAATTCGTTGGTGCCCGAACTCACCGTCAGCAATTTTGATAACAGTCTTTATTTTTATGTGCATATTTTGGGTTTCGAAATGAAATATCAAAGAAAAAATCCCTGTTTTGCCTATCTTGAATTTGAATCGTCGCAAATTATGATTGAAGAATATCACGGAACATGGAATACGGAAAACCTTGAATATCCGTACGGACGGGGCGTCAATTTTCAGATCGAATGTAAAGACGTACAAAGAATACGAACGGCGCTGGAAAATGCGCATTATGAAATTTACAGACAAATGCAGGATACGTGGTATGATACGGGAACCGGATCGGTCGGCGCCAAAGAATTGCTTGTTCGGGATCCCGACGGCTATTTACTGCGGTTCTCGCAAGATTTAGGTACTGAAAAATGTGATTAA
- a CDS encoding cation:proton antiporter yields MNKLAEFLPAFMHFSRLESTNLILLLGLILLLGALGGRWFQKLKIPQVVGYIVIGILIGQSGFQILSANVITALDPLSSIALSLIGFMIGGELKTQVIKKYGKQFVGILLFESIVPFIVVSICVTAISYAATKNTATSISLGLILGAISSATAPAATTDVLRENRTRGPLTTTVLGIVAMDDAVALILYAFASSVAANLLGEQTVSFGKQLLLLAYNICGSVVLGSAIGFFLSLIIRNVMTDPGRILGFSLGALFVSTGIASLLDLDTILAAMALGFFMVNFAPAKTRATFSLVENFTPPIYVLFFVLVGAKLNIWNVTLFVGLLALLYVFLRTTGKSIGAVIGSKITKAPDAVRKYLPFCLLSQAGVAIGLSISAGHDFAQSVGPTVLLIITATTFIVQLAGPVCVKHGIEKAGECNLDVTEDDLMKSLSVSDVTWNGEAVCSPQSPAVVPETACLSSILNSFTRKPNLNYAVKNDEGTLTGLITLDHLKEALIMSDWYESLLAMDIMEPVPVVCSPEMKIPDLYELFTKNDCDAIAIADADNKAMGVIEKAAIDHFLHQQVIALHKKIASLG; encoded by the coding sequence ATGAATAAACTCGCTGAATTTCTTCCCGCCTTTATGCATTTTTCACGATTGGAAAGTACGAACCTTATTTTGCTTTTGGGCCTTATTTTGCTTTTAGGCGCCTTGGGCGGGCGCTGGTTTCAAAAATTGAAAATTCCGCAAGTCGTGGGCTACATCGTCATCGGCATTTTAATCGGACAATCCGGCTTTCAAATATTGTCGGCAAACGTCATAACCGCGCTGGATCCGCTTTCGAGCATTGCGCTTTCGCTTATCGGCTTTATGATCGGCGGCGAACTGAAGACACAGGTTATAAAAAAATACGGCAAACAGTTTGTCGGAATTTTGCTTTTTGAATCGATTGTTCCCTTTATCGTCGTATCGATTTGCGTAACGGCTATATCCTATGCCGCAACAAAAAATACGGCGACCTCGATTTCGCTCGGTTTGATTTTAGGTGCGATTTCTTCGGCAACGGCTCCGGCGGCAACAACCGACGTTTTGCGCGAAAACCGCACGAGAGGGCCGCTTACAACCACCGTTTTGGGCATCGTCGCAATGGATGATGCGGTCGCGCTTATTTTATACGCGTTCGCTTCTTCGGTTGCGGCGAACCTTTTGGGCGAGCAAACCGTCAGCTTCGGTAAACAGCTTTTGCTGCTCGCGTACAATATCTGCGGTTCGGTTGTACTCGGCAGCGCCATCGGATTTTTTTTGAGCCTCATTATCCGCAACGTGATGACCGACCCCGGCCGCATCTTGGGATTTTCGCTCGGCGCGCTTTTTGTCTCTACGGGAATCGCTTCGCTTTTGGATTTGGACACGATTTTGGCGGCAATGGCGTTAGGCTTTTTTATGGTGAATTTCGCGCCGGCAAAAACGCGGGCAACGTTCAGTCTCGTCGAAAATTTTACGCCGCCGATTTACGTATTGTTTTTCGTTCTGGTCGGCGCAAAACTGAATATATGGAACGTAACGCTTTTTGTCGGGCTCCTTGCCCTTTTATACGTTTTTTTGCGCACTACAGGAAAAAGCATCGGAGCGGTTATCGGTTCAAAAATAACCAAAGCCCCCGACGCGGTACGCAAATATCTGCCCTTTTGCCTTTTAAGTCAAGCGGGCGTCGCAATAGGACTTTCGATATCGGCGGGGCACGATTTTGCGCAAAGCGTGGGACCGACTGTTTTGCTGATTATTACCGCAACAACCTTCATCGTTCAGCTTGCAGGTCCGGTGTGCGTCAAACACGGCATAGAAAAAGCCGGTGAATGCAACCTCGACGTTACCGAAGACGATTTGATGAAAAGCCTTTCGGTTTCGGACGTTACGTGGAACGGCGAAGCGGTTTGTTCGCCGCAATCGCCGGCGGTCGTCCCCGAAACGGCGTGCCTCAGTTCGATTTTAAATTCGTTTACGCGAAAACCGAATTTAAACTACGCGGTAAAAAACGATGAAGGCACCTTAACGGGACTCATCACGCTCGATCATTTAAAAGAAGCCCTGATCATGTCGGACTGGTACGAATCGCTTTTGGCGATGGACATCATGGAACCGGTTCCCGTCGTCTGTTCGCCGGAAATGAAGATTCCCGATTTATACGAACTGTTTACCAAAAACGACTGCGACGCTATCGCCATTGCGGATGCGGACAACAAAGCGATGGGTGTCATCGAAAAAGCCGCAATCGATCATTTTTTACATCAACAGGTTATCGCGCTGCATAAAAAAATCGCGAGTTTGGGATAA
- a CDS encoding DMT family transporter, producing MQYQTPQRTIAGYALVAFSILTWGCTFISTKILLNAFSPAEILFIRFLIAYVSLWILAPRSLKLQTGTGSPPRIKQELYFAGAGFFAITLYQFLENIALSYTQASNVCVIASTAPIFTAIAVRLCLKKSPQAKPVNLRFILGFICAMVGISLISFSGKTQLQLNPAGDLLAFCGAVVWAGYSVLITKVNDLNLPPLESTRRIFFYALLTMLPAVVFSELTGQRGAGADFASSFALSMRRFADMQNIAHFVFLGVGASALTYSAWALAGKYLGIVKTSLFIYVIPVITVIAAAVFLNERITLMSAAGTLLTIIGLFVSG from the coding sequence ATGCAGTACCAAACGCCGCAGCGGACAATCGCAGGTTATGCACTCGTCGCGTTCAGCATTCTTACGTGGGGCTGCACGTTCATTTCGACAAAAATACTGCTTAACGCTTTTTCACCGGCGGAAATTCTGTTTATCCGTTTTTTGATTGCATACGTAAGCTTGTGGATTTTGGCACCGCGGTCGCTCAAGCTGCAAACGGGAACGGGCAGTCCGCCGCGCATAAAACAGGAACTGTATTTTGCGGGCGCGGGATTTTTCGCAATTACGCTGTACCAGTTTTTGGAAAACATCGCCCTTTCGTATACGCAGGCGTCGAACGTCTGCGTTATCGCGTCGACCGCGCCGATTTTTACCGCGATCGCCGTAAGGCTGTGCTTAAAAAAATCGCCGCAGGCAAAACCCGTAAATCTGCGCTTTATACTCGGATTTATCTGCGCGATGGTCGGCATAAGCCTTATCAGCTTCAGCGGCAAAACGCAGCTTCAACTCAATCCCGCAGGCGACCTCTTGGCCTTTTGCGGCGCCGTCGTATGGGCGGGCTATTCGGTTTTGATTACCAAGGTAAACGACTTAAATCTTCCGCCGCTTGAAAGCACGCGGCGCATATTTTTTTACGCCCTTTTAACCATGCTGCCCGCGGTCGTCTTTTCCGAATTGACCGGACAAAGAGGCGCGGGAGCGGACTTTGCGTCAAGTTTTGCATTGAGCATGCGCCGTTTTGCGGATATGCAAAACATCGCGCATTTTGTATTTTTGGGAGTGGGAGCGAGCGCCCTCACCTACAGCGCGTGGGCACTCGCCGGGAAATACTTGGGAATCGTAAAAACATCGCTTTTTATCTATGTGATTCCCGTCATTACCGTTATAGCGGCGGCCGTTTTTTTAAACGAACGCATTACGCTTATGTCGGCCGCCGGCACCCTTTTAACGATCATAGGTCTTTTCGTTTCCGGCTGA
- a CDS encoding MetQ/NlpA family ABC transporter substrate-binding protein, with the protein MKKIFALCAVLFVCVSCAKKQDAKALKVGATPEPHAEMLKLVADDLAASGIKLEVIEFTDYVTPNEALESGQIDANFFQHLPYLETFNKERGFHLANAGGIHIEPIALYSKKVSSLSALPEGASIAIPNDPTNEGRALLLLQSAGLLKLNEGAGLTATPVDIAENPRKFKFREIEAASLPRVLADVDAAVINGNYAIPAGLSAVKDGLFVEGADSPYVNIIAVKEGNEKDGRITALVNALRSQKIADFIAQRYPNGEVVKVF; encoded by the coding sequence ATGAAAAAGATTTTTGCGCTGTGCGCAGTTCTGTTCGTATGTGTTTCCTGTGCAAAAAAGCAGGATGCAAAAGCTTTGAAGGTCGGGGCAACACCCGAACCTCATGCCGAAATGCTTAAACTCGTTGCCGACGATTTGGCGGCCTCAGGAATAAAGCTGGAAGTTATCGAATTTACCGATTACGTTACGCCCAACGAAGCTTTGGAGAGCGGACAAATCGATGCGAACTTTTTCCAGCATTTGCCGTACTTGGAAACGTTCAACAAAGAAAGAGGTTTTCACTTGGCAAACGCCGGGGGCATTCATATCGAGCCGATAGCCTTGTATTCAAAGAAAGTTTCGTCGTTGTCGGCTTTGCCCGAAGGCGCCTCGATCGCGATCCCCAACGACCCGACCAACGAGGGCCGTGCGCTGCTTCTTTTGCAGTCCGCCGGTTTACTCAAGCTGAATGAAGGTGCGGGTCTTACGGCGACTCCGGTCGATATTGCCGAAAATCCGCGCAAGTTCAAATTCCGCGAAATTGAAGCGGCTTCGCTGCCGCGCGTTTTGGCGGATGTGGACGCCGCCGTTATCAACGGCAATTACGCGATTCCTGCCGGCTTGAGCGCGGTTAAAGACGGGCTTTTTGTCGAAGGCGCGGATTCTCCCTACGTTAATATTATTGCGGTAAAAGAAGGCAATGAAAAAGACGGGCGGATTACCGCGTTGGTAAACGCGCTGCGCAGTCAAAAGATAGCCGATTTTATCGCTCAACGCTATCCGAACGGCGAAGTCGTAAAAGTGTTTTAA
- a CDS encoding methionine ABC transporter permease, translating into MNSIQNLLSLVGTATLQTLIMVFASTFFSVLLGLPVGILLCASDPEGGIRPRPLLFHVLTRIVNVLRSFPFIILMILLFPLSRILAGTSIGTPAAIIPLSIAAAPFAARVIETALKEVDPGVVQAARAMGSTDFQIIVKVLLPEALPSLTAGITLTIINLIGYSAMAGAIGGGGLGDLAIRYGYQRFRPDVMAVSVIVILILVEIIQAAGTKLSAAQMKKR; encoded by the coding sequence ATGAATTCGATACAAAATCTTTTGTCCCTTGTGGGGACGGCCACGCTGCAAACGCTGATTATGGTGTTTGCCTCGACTTTTTTTTCGGTGCTGCTCGGACTTCCCGTCGGCATACTGCTGTGCGCTTCCGACCCTGAAGGCGGCATACGGCCCCGTCCCCTTTTGTTTCATGTACTGACGCGAATCGTAAACGTTTTGCGTTCGTTCCCGTTTATTATATTGATGATATTGCTGTTTCCCTTGTCCCGCATCCTCGCCGGAACAAGTATCGGAACGCCGGCTGCAATTATTCCGCTTTCGATAGCGGCGGCTCCTTTTGCGGCGCGGGTTATAGAAACGGCTTTAAAGGAAGTGGATCCGGGCGTCGTTCAAGCCGCCCGTGCCATGGGTTCCACGGATTTTCAGATAATCGTAAAAGTGCTGCTGCCCGAAGCGCTGCCTTCGCTGACGGCGGGCATAACGCTTACGATAATAAACCTGATCGGTTATTCGGCGATGGCCGGAGCGATCGGCGGCGGCGGCTTGGGCGATTTGGCGATCCGGTACGGCTACCAGCGTTTCCGCCCCGATGTGATGGCCGTTTCCGTTATCGTGATTTTGATTTTGGTGGAGATTATACAAGCCGCCGGCACAAAGCTGAGCGCGGCCCAAATGAAAAAGCGGTAA